In a single window of the Candidatus Thermoplasmatota archaeon genome:
- a CDS encoding M20/M25/M40 family metallo-hydrolase, translating into MRGENDVTVPPREVVELLGGDEALTFYRRLVELDTTNLEDMKSGRVEKRNYQEACELVKSQAQAWGFSARIFDPTKDPDNVFPHHHGASRPTVIVDYDVGAPERLLILAHYDCVPVPEAQARLWKYPPHKLTWAGDRFYGRGSNDDKGSGVFCTLQALRELREAGARKVNVRMIAACDEETGGSGGLGAILAKDAISRKRGEKPILDGHLAMLPDASPNVLAGSSGVTFVDLSIANPAPAANLPKLLSRLLEFRAVAQARKSQLDSGDWPDEGAPDPKITGRFTVTKLDWQSASERKGFRVRRIHAETDSYNTIPEIVTLEFDATPEGYAVVQRRIAALPPDLAKRVEMKPAKENGVVEGTILLHGKGGHGGYPHRFDNPVHHAAPILDALFGADPLATGTGNLGFDMRTIPEEDPKHQFALFEKHAQAAIRELSPGATLKLPDHGMRPGYFVPPDNADVQLLKRAFEAVSGKPSRVIGEYGGTDASFFAGVPTATGKPMVALLFGSMDNEANIHSWNENAKPHLLRQNIDVIAWIAKNWQPHA; encoded by the coding sequence TTGCGAGGGGAAAACGACGTGACGGTTCCGCCCCGGGAAGTCGTGGAGCTTTTGGGCGGCGACGAGGCGCTGACGTTCTACCGCCGGCTCGTCGAGCTCGACACGACGAACCTCGAAGACATGAAATCCGGCCGGGTCGAGAAGCGGAACTACCAGGAAGCCTGCGAGCTCGTGAAGTCGCAGGCGCAAGCCTGGGGCTTCTCCGCCCGCATCTTCGACCCCACGAAGGACCCCGACAACGTCTTCCCGCACCACCACGGCGCTTCGCGACCCACCGTCATCGTCGACTACGACGTCGGCGCGCCCGAGCGTCTCCTCATCCTCGCCCACTACGATTGCGTGCCCGTGCCCGAGGCCCAGGCGCGCCTCTGGAAGTACCCGCCCCACAAGCTCACCTGGGCCGGCGACCGGTTCTACGGCCGCGGCAGCAACGACGACAAGGGAAGCGGCGTCTTCTGCACCCTCCAAGCGCTGCGCGAGCTTCGGGAAGCCGGCGCGCGCAAGGTGAACGTGCGCATGATCGCCGCCTGCGACGAGGAAACCGGCGGCTCCGGCGGCCTTGGCGCCATCCTCGCCAAGGACGCGATCTCGCGCAAGCGCGGCGAAAAGCCCATCCTCGACGGGCACCTTGCCATGCTGCCCGACGCAAGCCCAAACGTGCTCGCCGGATCGTCGGGCGTCACGTTCGTCGACCTTTCGATCGCCAACCCCGCGCCCGCCGCGAACCTGCCCAAGCTCCTCTCGCGCCTCCTCGAGTTCCGCGCCGTGGCCCAGGCGCGCAAGAGCCAGCTCGACAGCGGCGACTGGCCCGACGAAGGCGCGCCCGACCCCAAGATCACGGGACGCTTCACCGTGACGAAGCTCGACTGGCAATCCGCCTCCGAACGCAAGGGCTTCCGCGTCCGGCGCATCCACGCCGAGACCGACTCCTACAACACGATCCCCGAGATCGTGACGCTCGAGTTCGACGCCACGCCCGAAGGCTACGCCGTCGTCCAGCGGCGCATCGCGGCGCTGCCGCCCGATCTTGCCAAGCGCGTCGAGATGAAGCCCGCCAAGGAGAACGGCGTCGTCGAGGGCACGATCCTCCTCCACGGCAAGGGCGGCCACGGCGGATACCCTCACCGCTTCGACAACCCCGTCCACCACGCCGCGCCCATCCTCGATGCGCTCTTTGGCGCCGACCCCCTTGCAACCGGAACGGGCAACCTCGGCTTCGACATGCGCACCATCCCCGAGGAGGACCCCAAGCACCAGTTCGCCCTCTTCGAAAAACACGCGCAGGCGGCCATCCGCGAGCTCTCGCCCGGCGCCACGCTCAAGCTCCCCGACCACGGCATGCGGCCCGGCTACTTCGTCCCCCCCGACAACGCGGACGTGCAGCTCCTGAAGCGCGCCTTCGAGGCCGTCTCGGGCAAGCCCTCCCGCGTCATCGGCGAGTACGGCGGCACCGACGCGAGCTTCTTTGCCGGCGTCCCCACCGCCACGGGCAAGCCCATGGTCGCGCTTCTCTTTGGCAGCATGGACAACGAGGCGAACATCCACTCCTGGAACGAGAACGCCAAGCCGCATCTCCTGCGGCAGAACATCGACGTGATCGCGTGGATCGCGAAGAACTGGCAGCCCCACGCGTAG